In Gimesia benthica, a single window of DNA contains:
- a CDS encoding 3-keto-disaccharide hydrolase produces MMALCFLSSPEAVWAQSSTPAEAPAESEKKIPEPEAKKAPPAPKTLPGPEKLLNGGDFWDHWKFVSEESKETDPNVTWKVVSGGQDQPSVLTCTGKPYGYIRTQKTYENFQFSMEWMYPGDPNANSGILLFTAEPDKVWPKAFQVQLHRPEAGFVFPTPGSGAKSANKLSPTTPLDLPVGKWHKCVLTCRSGSISVMINGIKLGEVTGCDPSKGAIALQSEGSEIHFRNLVVEELAPAPAPESPAKPKKNGES; encoded by the coding sequence ATGATGGCACTCTGTTTTCTCTCCAGTCCTGAAGCAGTATGGGCACAGTCTTCTACACCGGCTGAAGCACCAGCTGAAAGTGAGAAAAAGATTCCTGAACCTGAAGCGAAAAAGGCACCACCCGCTCCCAAGACTTTGCCTGGGCCTGAGAAACTGCTCAATGGAGGTGATTTCTGGGATCACTGGAAATTCGTCAGTGAAGAATCGAAGGAAACTGATCCGAACGTAACCTGGAAAGTGGTGAGTGGCGGGCAGGATCAACCCAGCGTTTTAACGTGTACCGGGAAGCCTTACGGTTACATTCGCACCCAGAAGACATACGAAAATTTTCAGTTCAGCATGGAGTGGATGTATCCGGGTGATCCCAATGCCAATAGTGGCATCCTGCTTTTTACTGCAGAGCCTGACAAGGTCTGGCCTAAAGCATTTCAGGTACAGTTGCATCGACCGGAAGCTGGTTTCGTGTTTCCTACTCCTGGAAGTGGTGCGAAATCTGCCAACAAGCTATCGCCGACCACTCCGCTGGATCTGCCTGTCGGAAAATGGCACAAGTGTGTGCTGACCTGTCGCTCTGGAAGTATTTCGGTGATGATCAACGGCATCAAGCTGGGAGAGGTCACAGGTTGCGACCCCAGCAAAGGGGCCATCGCACTGCAGAGTGAAGGTTCCGAAATTCACTTTCGCAATCTGGTCGTGGAAGAGTTGGCTCCCGCCCCGGCCCCGGAATCTCCCGCCAAGCCAAAGAAAAACGGCGAATCCTGA
- a CDS encoding DUF3500 domain-containing protein, which produces MQFNPGSSPDNKSPEFLQISRRHFVRTMGVALAGSPLLGAEHLLAGQSDTPAKTTAPEPLVKKLYESLTPAQKSKVCFDWDHKSKSGLLRQKIQANWNITKPYVTSDFYNKDQQELIEAIFFGHFDPSWHKNIRQQLLDDQGGYGEEQSIAIFGTPGTDQFQFVMTGRHTTVRCDGDSAEHLAFGGPIFYGHAAEDFNEKPDHPGNVFWQQALKANQVYKILDGKQRKQALIPQAPQESRVQFKKSVDQITGLQIADMTKDQKQEMQGVLSLLLEPFRTSDQQEVRKCIDTQGGLDQCRVSFYQSGDIGNDETWDIWRLEGPSFVWHYRGAPHVHVWVNVSDDPKTKITTT; this is translated from the coding sequence ATGCAATTTAATCCTGGCTCCTCCCCTGATAATAAATCTCCCGAATTTCTGCAGATCTCTCGACGGCACTTCGTCAGAACCATGGGAGTCGCTCTGGCAGGATCTCCACTGCTGGGTGCAGAGCATCTACTGGCAGGCCAGTCGGATACTCCAGCTAAAACAACTGCTCCAGAACCACTGGTCAAAAAATTGTACGAAAGCCTCACACCGGCTCAGAAATCAAAAGTCTGTTTCGACTGGGATCATAAAAGCAAATCAGGACTGCTCCGCCAGAAAATCCAAGCCAACTGGAACATCACCAAACCTTATGTCACGAGTGATTTCTATAACAAAGACCAGCAGGAGCTGATTGAAGCCATCTTCTTCGGTCACTTCGACCCAAGCTGGCACAAAAATATCCGTCAGCAGCTACTGGACGATCAAGGAGGCTACGGTGAAGAACAGTCTATTGCCATTTTTGGAACCCCTGGTACAGACCAGTTCCAGTTTGTCATGACCGGCCGACACACAACGGTTCGCTGTGATGGTGACAGCGCCGAGCATCTGGCATTTGGTGGCCCGATCTTTTATGGTCATGCTGCAGAGGACTTCAATGAAAAACCAGATCATCCCGGAAATGTTTTCTGGCAACAGGCACTCAAAGCCAATCAGGTTTACAAGATCCTGGATGGGAAACAACGTAAACAGGCACTGATTCCTCAAGCTCCCCAGGAATCACGAGTGCAGTTCAAAAAGTCAGTCGACCAGATCACTGGTCTGCAGATCGCCGACATGACTAAGGACCAGAAACAGGAAATGCAGGGTGTTCTCAGCCTGTTATTGGAACCGTTCCGAACCTCAGACCAGCAGGAAGTGCGCAAGTGCATTGACACCCAGGGCGGGCTGGACCAGTGCCGAGTCTCCTTCTATCAGTCCGGAGATATCGGCAATGATGAAACCTGGGACATCTGGCGACTGGAGGGCCCTTCCTTCGTCTGGCATTATCGCGGTGCCCCCCACGTTCATGTGTGGGTCAACGTATCAGATGATCCCAAAACGAAGATCACCACTACTTAA